CTCCACGCCGGCTACGGCCTAGCGCAGGTGCTCCGCGGCGCCTCGGTGGACGCAGCCGGGGGCGAGATCGTCGTGCTTCTCGGGCCCAACGGCGCCGGCAAGTCGACGCTCCTGCGGGTGGTCGCCGGGCTTCTTCGTCCCACGCGCGGCAGCGTCCTCCTCGACGGCCTACCCCTCGGGCATTCGCCTCCGTGGGAGATCGCCGCGCGCGGGCTCGTCATGGTCCCCGAGGGCGGGCGCGCGTTCGAGCCGCTCTCGGTGCGCGAGAACCTGGAGCTGGGCGCCTTCCTCCCCCGCGCGCACGCGCGGGCGGACAAGACGATCCGGGAGGTCTTCGCGCTCTTTCCCATTTTGGAGACACGGCAGCGCGGGCGCGCCGAAAACCTCTCTGGCGGAGAG
This genomic window from Candidatus Methylomirabilota bacterium contains:
- a CDS encoding ABC transporter ATP-binding protein, with the protein product MSEPRPLIKARELHAGYGLAQVLRGASVDAAGGEIVVLLGPNGAGKSTLLRVVAGLLRPTRGSVLLDGLPLGHSPPWEIAARGLVMVPEGGRAFEPLSVRENLELGAFLPRAHARADKTIREVFALFPILETRQRGRAENLSGGERQMLALGRGLMACPRVLCLDDPFLGLGREVADKVGDAIRAVAARGVAVLLAGQHVRRLLRLAHRGYLLDEGRVALEGSGPALRDDPRLARALLDVGRDLS